From Hippoglossus stenolepis isolate QCI-W04-F060 chromosome 6, HSTE1.2, whole genome shotgun sequence, a single genomic window includes:
- the LOC118111287 gene encoding 5-hydroxytryptamine receptor 1 — MNERAMSHSGEMMDVQTLWNQTTWHRDTRVEVWFLLFNCTVLTLTLVLGLPGNLWVCWLVSRTKSLQTCNNALLVSLATSDLLKCSVDTPLLLFSLLRYGGGRRVSVPVCTLQQFTYALCSCVQLLTLVGISVERFQAIAFPFQTEGRKARVRVWILFIWACGLVLALVSLTLSEKALCYMLCRPHGAGHAGEAPRYSDPFGPYVLVPVWGLCITLIVIHYVRIFKVVRQHRKQVFHRGVQLRPTVSEDVWAWLSGLASGPAPGGLFSPLPPRRTVLLVAEAGAPCAPAASGTGGAPGRHPQIVGAVCLMTPGARERGKKRMEGKVAQRFGYIIIAFTLFWMPMVVILLVKVISRLETDRLLMELETSAVVLTCMQAAVDPLIYTLVTRQFRSELSKILSTIPGCPLKPRA, encoded by the exons ATGAATGAAAGAGCGATGTCCCATTCAGGGGAGATGATGGACGTTCAGACTTTGTGGAACCAAACAACCTGGCACCGTGACACTCGCGTGGAAGTGtggttcctcctcttcaactGCACAGTCCTAACTCTGACCCTAGTCTTGGGTTTACCCGGGAACCTGTGGGTGTGCTGGTTGGTTTCCAGGACCAAGAGCCTGCAGACCTGCAACAACGCGCTGCTGGTCAGCCTGGCCACCAGCGACCTGCTCAAATGCTCCGTGGACACgccgctgctgctcttctcGCTGCTGCGCTACGGGGGCGGCCGCCGGGTGTCGGTGCCCGTGTGCACCCTGCAGCAGTTCACCTACGCGCTGTGCAGCTGCGTCCAGCTGCTCACGCTGGTCGGCATCAGCGTGGAGCGGTTCCAGGCCATCGCCTTCCCCTTCCAGACCGAGGGCCGGAAAGCGAGGGTCCGCGTCTGGATCCTGTTCATCTGGGCGTGCGGCCTCGTCCTGGCGCTCGTCTCCCTGACTCTCTCCGAGAAAGCGCTGTGTTACATGCTCTGTCGCCCGCACGGTGCCGGCCACGCCGGGGAGGCTCCTCGGTACTCGGACCCGTTCGGACCCTACGTGCTGGTGCCGGTGTGGGGACTGTGTATAACTTTGATCGTCATCCACTACGTGCGGATATTCAAAGTTGTGAGGCAGCACCGGAAACAAGTTTTCCACCGGGGAGTCCAGCTGAGGCCGACGGTGTCTGAGGACGTCTGGGCCTGGCTGAGTGGCCTGGCCTCAGGACCGGCTCCAGGGGGCCTCTTCAGCCCGCTGCCGCCCCGCCGCACGGTGCTCCTGGTAGCGGAGGCCGGTGCGCCCTGTGCGCCGGCCGCCTCTGGCACCGGGGGCGCGCCGGGGAGACATCCGCAGATCGTCGGGGCAGTGTGTCTGATGACCCCCGGGGCCAGGGAGCGGGGGAAGAAACGGATGGAGGGGAAAGTGGCTCAGCGTTTCGGTTACATTATCATTGCGTTCACTCTCTTCTGGATGCCCATGGTGGTTATTCTGCTGGTGAAAGTCATCTCTCGGCTGGAGACGGACAGA ctgctgatggagctggagaCCTCAGCCGTGGTGCTGACCTGCATGCAGGCTGCAGTGGATCCTCTCATCTACACTTTGGTCACGAGACAGTTTCGCTCTGAACTCAGCAAGATCCTCTCCACCATCCCGGGATGTCCACTGAAACCCAGAGCCTGA